The nucleotide window CAAGATGAACTGGAAGATTACATCAAAGTGCAGAAAGCCAGAGGATTACACCCAAAGACTTGTTTCAGAAAGATAAGAGAGAATTCTATGGAAACACATGAGTACAGAGAAGTTGATTCTGGACCCAGACAAAGAATGTATGAGCAAAGATTTTCAGTTCAGTCTTCCCATACCTACCAACGACCgtataatatttcaccagtggAAAACCAGTTATATTATTGGTTACCAGCTTATTCAAAGAGGACATATGACTCCTTCCAAGATGAACTGGAAGATTACATCAAAGTTCAGAAAGCTAGAGGACTACATCCAAAGACTTGTTTCAGAAAGATAAGTGATAGCTCTATAGAAACCCATAAGTACAGAGACATGGTTGATTCCAGACCTAGATATAGAATGTCCGAGCAAAGACTCCCATTTGAGACTTTTCAGACCTACCCAGAATCTTACAATATTTCACAAGCAGTGGAAAATCAGTTACCTCATTGCTTACCAGCTCATGACAGCAAACAGAAATTAGACTGTATGACCTACAGTCAACCCACCAGAGATTATTTTGCAGAAAAACCAGTACCCCTAAGCCTTAGTCAGCAAGAAAATAACTCTGGCTTATACAGTGCAGAATCAGAAGTTTACAAGCACCTCtcctcagaaaaaaataccagTGACCCTCAAGGAGGTCATAAACGGAGACATCAGAAGAGAAGAAGGCACCTGGAGGAAGGtaaagaaaaggcagagaaagagcagtccaagcataaaagaaaaaagagtgatGGAGATGTAGAACTAGTCAAGGACAAGAGCATCCgacaaaagaaaagaggagatgaAGTCAGTGTCAGTTCAGGAAAACTTAAGCAccgaaaaaagaaaaaaagccatggTATAACCTCTACGAAAGGAGAACATAagcacaggaaagagaaaaagaagtctgttcaagaaaagacagaagaggaaatgCTCTGGGATGA belongs to Phyllostomus discolor isolate MPI-MPIP mPhyDis1 chromosome X, mPhyDis1.pri.v3, whole genome shotgun sequence and includes:
- the ZMAT1 gene encoding zinc finger matrin-type protein 1 isoform X6 — translated: MFRSHMQGSEHQIKESIIINLVKNSKKTQDESEDYIKVQKVREPKPKTCFRKVEESSLETRGYRKVIDSRSRRRMYEQRHPRETFRTYPESYKISQTVKNQLPHYLPAYSKKTYDSFQDELEDYIKVQKARGLHPKTCFRKIRENSMETHEYREVDSGPRQRMYEQRFSVQSSHTYQRPYNISPVENQLYYWLPAYSKRTYDSFQDELEDYIKVQKARGLHPKTCFRKISDSSIETHKYRDMVDSRPRYRMSEQRLPFETFQTYPESYNISQAVENQLPHCLPAHDSKQKLDCMTYSQPTRDYFAEKPVPLSLSQQENNSGLYSAESEVYKHLSSEKNTSDPQGGHKRRHQKRRRHLEEGKEKAEKEQSKHKRKKSDGDVELVKDKSIRQKKRGDEVSVSSGKLKHRKKKKSHGITSTKGEHKHRKEKKKSVQEKTEEEMLWDESILGF